From a single Serratia surfactantfaciens genomic region:
- a CDS encoding CS1-pili formation C-terminal domain-containing protein: MDAKQSRKEWHVNAVLLKTLLAAGALALPTLLPERMAMAAGLTQINGVLIPQTFSLALREGMSIPLLLHYEKSDGVKDDSRIGHAFLYLDQDSLKIRRVTLEDNDDGARLTAAIAAQLQALQDAPFDRRQHIRVADDAWLALDFRQLNLQLVVKESALGTVLRSRSSDIGASSVDAVSSTLDYNLGVYDNRARASEGNTSSYLSLNSVTALREHHVELNGSIYGIGSGDENATLYKAMYERDFAGRRFAAGMLDSWNLQSLGPVTTLNSSKIYGLSYGNRANSTVFDNTQSLTPIVVFFPSAGEVHLSRDGRLLSVQNFAMGNHEVDTGSLPYGIYDVEVEVVVNGKVVDKRMQRVNKLFSPNRGVNAPLAWQFWGGMLRMDDWRGERERHRPAKDSYLLGASATGNLQTLNWALSGYSFDGNAVGESRISLPVTESIQFNLQNMAASDRSWSLINSVSAALPGGFSSLWVNQEKTQIGDRLLQNNAYNRAVGGSLNLGALWSPLGTLSVSYNDDKKNDSHYYNADYYQNIFTGRFGTLGVRAGVQRYNNGSSNANTGKYIALDFSLPMGNWLSAGVSNQNGYTTANLAARKDIKDGPIRTLGANLSRAISGDTRGDNSFNGGGYARFDTKYSTGTLNVSSSADGYVNSSLTASGSVGWQGRDIAISGRNEGNAGIIFNTGIENDGLLTARVDGRMVKLSGNKNYLPLSPYGQYDVELMNNKNSAESFDIVTKRKSKLTLYPGNVAVISPEIKQMVTVFGRIKAEDGTLLANAYIKNHIGRTRTDEKGEFIMDVDKKFPVIDFTHSGNQTCEVDLDLSKAQGAVWVGDVICTGLKTYAGNVSSGEFDHES, from the coding sequence ATGGATGCAAAACAATCACGCAAGGAGTGGCATGTGAACGCTGTGCTGTTGAAAACGCTTTTGGCTGCCGGTGCGCTGGCGCTCCCGACGCTGTTGCCTGAACGTATGGCGATGGCGGCCGGTTTGACGCAGATTAACGGCGTGCTGATCCCGCAAACCTTCAGCCTGGCGTTGCGCGAGGGGATGAGCATTCCGCTGTTGCTGCATTATGAGAAGAGCGATGGCGTCAAAGATGACAGCCGCATCGGTCATGCCTTTCTCTACCTGGATCAGGACAGCCTAAAGATTCGTCGGGTGACGCTGGAGGATAACGACGACGGCGCCCGGCTGACGGCGGCGATCGCCGCTCAGCTGCAGGCTTTGCAGGATGCGCCATTCGATCGCCGGCAGCATATCCGGGTCGCGGACGACGCCTGGCTGGCGCTGGATTTCCGGCAGCTCAACCTGCAGCTGGTGGTCAAGGAATCCGCCTTGGGAACGGTACTGCGCAGCCGCTCCAGCGATATCGGCGCGTCCAGCGTAGATGCAGTGAGCAGCACGCTGGATTATAACCTGGGGGTCTACGACAACCGCGCCCGCGCCAGTGAAGGCAATACCTCCAGCTATTTATCGCTCAACAGCGTCACTGCGCTGCGTGAACACCACGTGGAGTTGAACGGTTCAATCTACGGCATCGGCAGCGGCGATGAAAACGCCACGCTGTACAAAGCGATGTACGAGCGCGATTTCGCCGGCCGCCGTTTCGCCGCCGGCATGCTGGACAGTTGGAACCTGCAGTCGCTGGGGCCGGTCACGACGCTCAACTCGAGCAAGATTTATGGTCTGTCATACGGTAACCGCGCCAATTCGACGGTATTCGATAACACCCAATCGTTGACGCCGATCGTGGTGTTTTTCCCATCGGCCGGCGAAGTGCATCTGTCGCGCGACGGACGGCTGCTCAGCGTGCAGAACTTCGCCATGGGCAACCATGAAGTGGACACCGGCAGCCTGCCCTACGGCATTTATGACGTCGAAGTGGAGGTGGTGGTCAACGGCAAAGTCGTGGATAAACGCATGCAGCGAGTGAATAAACTGTTCAGCCCCAACCGCGGCGTCAATGCGCCGCTGGCCTGGCAATTCTGGGGCGGGATGCTGCGCATGGACGACTGGCGTGGCGAGCGGGAACGCCACCGCCCGGCAAAGGATTCTTATTTGCTTGGCGCTTCGGCGACCGGCAATCTGCAAACGCTGAATTGGGCGCTGTCGGGGTACTCGTTTGACGGCAACGCCGTCGGCGAGAGCCGCATCAGCCTGCCGGTGACCGAGTCGATTCAGTTCAACCTGCAAAATATGGCGGCCTCCGATCGCTCCTGGAGCCTGATCAACAGCGTCAGCGCCGCGTTGCCCGGCGGTTTCAGCAGCCTGTGGGTCAACCAGGAGAAAACGCAGATTGGCGATCGTCTGTTGCAAAATAACGCCTATAACCGCGCCGTTGGCGGCAGCCTCAATTTGGGCGCGCTGTGGTCTCCGCTGGGCACCCTGAGCGTCAGCTACAACGACGATAAAAAGAACGACAGCCACTATTACAACGCCGACTATTACCAGAATATCTTTACCGGCCGTTTCGGCACGCTGGGCGTGCGTGCGGGCGTGCAGCGCTACAACAACGGCAGCAGCAACGCCAATACCGGCAAATACATCGCGCTCGATTTTTCACTGCCGATGGGCAACTGGCTCAGCGCGGGCGTCTCCAACCAGAACGGCTACACCACCGCCAACCTGGCGGCGCGCAAGGACATCAAGGACGGGCCGATTCGCACCCTGGGCGCCAACCTGTCGCGGGCGATTTCCGGTGATACCCGCGGCGACAATAGCTTCAACGGCGGCGGCTATGCGCGCTTCGACACCAAATATTCCACCGGCACGCTCAACGTCAGCAGCTCCGCCGACGGCTACGTCAACAGCAGCCTGACCGCGAGCGGCAGCGTAGGCTGGCAAGGGCGTGATATCGCCATCAGCGGCCGCAACGAAGGCAACGCCGGGATCATCTTCAACACCGGCATCGAAAATGACGGTCTGCTGACCGCGCGGGTTGACGGCCGGATGGTGAAACTGAGCGGCAATAAGAACTACCTGCCGTTGTCGCCTTACGGCCAGTACGACGTTGAGTTGATGAACAACAAAAACTCGGCGGAGAGTTTCGACATCGTGACCAAACGTAAGAGCAAGCTCACTTTGTATCCGGGCAACGTGGCGGTGATCTCGCCGGAGATCAAACAGATGGTGACGGTATTCGGCCGCATCAAGGCGGAGGACGGCACGCTGCTGGCCAACGCCTATATCAAGAACCATATCGGCCGCACCCGCACCGATGAGAAAGGCGAATTTATCATGGATGTCGACAAGAAATTCCCGGTTATCGATTTTACCCACAGCGGCAATCAGACATGCGAAGTGGATTTGGATCTGAGCAAGGCGCAAGGCGCAGTGTGGGTCGGCGACGTGATCTGCACCGGGCTGAAAACCTATGCGGGCAATGTTTCATCCGGGGAGTTTGACCATGAGAGCTAA
- the ecpD gene encoding fimbrial adhesin EcpD — MRANVALLLLLALMAPALQAAVSQTNWPDAAVMKFVFVENNADDNFFVTPAGGLDPRMTGANKWTGLKYGGSGTIYQQSLGYVDNGYNTGLNANWRYDMWLENAPIKNPFLGLRCINWYAGCNMDTSLILPQATDEKGFYGAVVTTGGAKWMHGMMSPSFYQYLKQMAAGEAFSMQINGCQTSVAYDASAGGRCRDQASGSWYKRTVTHSKAAHLRFINTNAVSEVFVNSDGVPIIGEGNADCKNQTIGARSGIMCKMVSYDLQTDGSVSNTSIHIFPAINHAALSSAVNAADLQFSLNGNTWKNTSGTGSYYTFNELKSSNAVYVFFSSNFFKQMVALGISDSGTRDLINFRFQNTTSPESGWYEFSTSNQLIIKPRDFSISIISDDYDNSPHREGYVGPAEPALEFGYFVTTSGKTAADQVRVMATGPTQAINGVNYCLFSSADNSTRVPFPATLGITTSTNGQQSFAAGCDGQWHDMTNALWSSTPWNDISGEVGVLNKTRVTFSIPMNNPISLRTVDGNGWYGDVSAAGEIHVEATWRNIN; from the coding sequence ATGAGAGCTAACGTTGCGCTGTTGTTATTGCTGGCGCTGATGGCCCCTGCGCTGCAGGCGGCGGTCAGCCAGACCAACTGGCCGGATGCGGCGGTCATGAAATTTGTCTTCGTGGAAAACAACGCCGACGACAACTTTTTCGTCACGCCCGCCGGCGGGCTGGATCCGCGCATGACCGGCGCCAATAAATGGACCGGGCTGAAATACGGCGGTTCAGGCACTATCTATCAGCAAAGCCTGGGGTATGTGGATAATGGCTACAACACCGGGTTGAATGCCAACTGGCGTTATGACATGTGGCTGGAAAATGCGCCGATCAAGAATCCGTTCCTCGGTTTGCGCTGCATCAACTGGTATGCCGGCTGTAATATGGATACCAGTTTGATCCTGCCGCAGGCCACCGACGAAAAGGGGTTTTACGGCGCGGTGGTCACGACCGGCGGTGCAAAATGGATGCACGGCATGATGTCGCCGAGTTTCTATCAGTATCTGAAACAGATGGCGGCGGGCGAAGCTTTCAGCATGCAGATCAACGGCTGCCAAACGTCGGTGGCGTACGACGCCTCAGCCGGCGGCCGCTGTCGGGATCAGGCCAGCGGCAGCTGGTACAAGCGCACCGTCACGCACAGCAAGGCGGCGCACCTGCGTTTTATCAACACCAACGCCGTCTCGGAAGTGTTCGTCAACAGCGATGGGGTGCCGATCATCGGCGAGGGCAATGCCGATTGCAAGAACCAGACCATCGGCGCCCGCTCAGGCATCATGTGCAAAATGGTCAGCTACGATTTGCAGACCGACGGCAGCGTCAGCAATACTTCGATTCATATTTTTCCGGCGATTAACCATGCGGCGCTGTCTTCAGCGGTGAATGCCGCCGATCTGCAGTTCAGTCTGAACGGCAACACCTGGAAAAATACCTCGGGCACCGGCAGCTACTATACCTTTAACGAGCTGAAGAGCAGCAACGCGGTCTATGTGTTCTTCTCCAGCAACTTCTTCAAGCAGATGGTCGCGCTGGGGATATCCGACAGCGGCACCCGCGATCTGATCAATTTCCGCTTTCAGAACACCACTTCGCCGGAGTCGGGGTGGTATGAGTTTTCCACCTCAAACCAGCTGATTATCAAACCGCGCGATTTCAGCATCAGCATTATTTCCGATGACTACGACAACAGCCCACACCGTGAAGGGTATGTCGGCCCGGCGGAACCGGCGCTGGAGTTCGGCTATTTCGTGACCACCAGCGGCAAAACCGCCGCCGATCAGGTGAGGGTGATGGCGACCGGGCCTACTCAGGCGATCAACGGGGTGAACTATTGTCTTTTTTCCTCTGCGGATAACAGTACCCGGGTGCCGTTCCCCGCCACCCTCGGCATCACCACCAGCACCAACGGCCAGCAGAGCTTCGCCGCCGGCTGCGATGGCCAATGGCACGACATGACCAACGCGCTCTGGAGCAGCACCCCGTGGAATGATATTTCCGGCGAAGTGGGGGTGCTGAACAAGACCCGCGTGACGTTCAGCATTCCGATGAATAATCCGATCTCGCTGAGAACCGTCGACGGCAACGGTTGGTACGGCGACGTCAGCGCCGCCGGTGAAATTCATGTCGAAGCCACCTGGCGCAACATTAATTGA
- a CDS encoding fimbria/pilus periplasmic chaperone, translated as MKRVLIGLLCLSFPFTVAAINVGTLTFAMDQDRSFTAKRVLNNNRSARLYQVSIRAIDRPGEREARSRPVDGELLFAPRQLTLQAGQAEYYKFFYHGPQDNRERYYRVSFREVPTRLFEPGPRQGAGVNLEPIVVMDTILVVRPRQINFAYRLDAQRGTLTNTGNTYFKFLLKPGCNSTDEEGVTEYLRPGDTLTHPGIRLKGQKFIIYNDKFVSVDRSCLD; from the coding sequence GTGAAACGGGTGCTGATAGGATTGCTGTGTCTGTCTTTTCCCTTTACCGTCGCCGCGATCAATGTCGGCACCCTGACGTTCGCCATGGATCAGGACCGTTCATTCACCGCCAAGCGAGTGTTGAATAACAACCGCAGCGCGCGCCTGTATCAGGTGAGCATTCGCGCCATCGATCGGCCGGGAGAGCGCGAGGCGCGCAGCCGGCCGGTGGATGGCGAACTGCTGTTCGCCCCACGCCAGCTGACGCTGCAGGCCGGGCAGGCGGAGTACTACAAGTTTTTCTATCACGGGCCGCAGGATAATCGCGAGCGTTATTACCGGGTCTCATTTCGCGAAGTGCCGACCCGATTGTTCGAGCCGGGGCCGCGTCAGGGCGCCGGCGTCAACCTGGAGCCGATCGTGGTGATGGACACCATACTGGTGGTGCGCCCGCGTCAGATAAACTTTGCCTATCGGCTCGATGCGCAACGCGGCACGCTCACCAACACTGGCAACACCTACTTCAAGTTCCTGCTCAAACCGGGCTGCAACAGCACGGATGAAGAGGGCGTCACAGAATACCTGCGCCCCGGCGATACGCTGACCCATCCCGGCATTCGGCTGAAGGGACAGAAATTCATTATCTATAACGACAAATTTGTCAGCGTAGACCGCAGCTGCCTCGATTAA
- a CDS encoding sensor histidine kinase — MKNLTLAPRLTLIFALLIVIGCAFSGWMQVRSSTQYSQAVIQRLSGSLAQHIADSNPLLGANGPDPQAVHTLFDQLMAVNPSVEVYLLDKQGAIIGNAAPAGHLKRQRVALPPLQALLDGAQMPVYGDDPRSADGRKVFSVAPLKVDGRIEGYLYVVLLGEDYTALASNAQFNSAVRMALWTSGVMVLFSLLAGGFAFYWVTRPIRRLTRQVNALDNGGIEAVQAYAAQPATPAGRDEVSQLQQAFHRMAQRLAEQWQTLAQQDRLRREFIANVSHDLRTPLTSLHGYLETLSVKAATLSEADRRRYLEIALAQSRKVGKLAQELFELARLEYGVVKPQKEPFSLSELLQDVFQKFELAAEARNQRLHADIAPGIPPVFADLSMIERVLTNLLDNAIRHTPPGGNIGVRLWRQEDQVMVQVSDSGPGIPQALRADLFVRPSIISGARRPAGGLGLMIVRRILQLHDSDIQLIEQAPNGACFRFAIPPR, encoded by the coding sequence ATGAAAAACCTTACGTTAGCGCCACGCCTTACGCTGATCTTCGCACTGCTGATCGTCATCGGCTGCGCCTTTTCCGGCTGGATGCAGGTGCGCAGCAGCACCCAATACAGTCAGGCGGTGATCCAACGCCTGTCCGGCAGCCTGGCGCAGCACATCGCCGACAGCAACCCGCTGCTGGGGGCGAACGGCCCGGATCCGCAGGCGGTGCACACCCTGTTCGATCAGCTGATGGCGGTGAATCCCAGCGTTGAGGTATACCTGCTCGACAAGCAAGGGGCGATTATCGGCAATGCCGCGCCGGCCGGGCACCTGAAACGGCAGCGGGTCGCGCTGCCGCCGCTGCAGGCGCTGCTCGATGGCGCGCAGATGCCGGTGTATGGCGACGATCCACGCAGCGCGGACGGGCGCAAGGTGTTCAGCGTCGCGCCGCTGAAGGTCGACGGCCGAATCGAAGGCTATCTGTATGTGGTCTTGCTCGGGGAAGACTATACCGCGCTGGCCAGCAACGCCCAGTTCAACTCGGCGGTCAGGATGGCGCTATGGACCTCCGGGGTGATGGTGCTGTTCAGCCTGCTGGCCGGCGGTTTCGCTTTCTACTGGGTCACGCGCCCCATCCGTCGCCTGACCCGGCAGGTCAATGCGCTGGACAACGGCGGCATTGAGGCGGTGCAGGCCTACGCGGCGCAGCCGGCGACGCCGGCCGGGCGTGACGAGGTCAGCCAGCTGCAACAGGCCTTCCACCGCATGGCGCAGCGCCTTGCCGAACAGTGGCAAACGCTGGCGCAGCAGGATCGGCTGCGGCGTGAATTCATCGCCAACGTCTCGCACGATCTGCGCACCCCGCTCACCTCGCTGCACGGTTATCTGGAAACGCTGTCGGTCAAGGCCGCCACCCTGAGCGAAGCCGATCGGCGGCGCTATCTGGAGATCGCGCTGGCGCAGAGCCGCAAGGTGGGCAAGCTGGCGCAGGAGCTGTTTGAACTGGCGCGGCTGGAATACGGCGTGGTGAAACCGCAGAAAGAGCCCTTCTCCCTCAGCGAACTGCTGCAGGACGTATTCCAGAAATTCGAGCTGGCGGCGGAGGCGCGTAACCAGCGGCTGCACGCCGACATCGCTCCCGGCATTCCGCCGGTGTTCGCCGATCTCAGCATGATTGAGCGGGTGCTGACCAACCTGCTGGACAACGCCATTCGCCATACGCCGCCCGGCGGCAATATCGGCGTGCGGCTGTGGCGGCAGGAAGACCAGGTGATGGTGCAGGTCAGCGACAGCGGCCCCGGCATTCCGCAGGCGTTGCGCGCCGATCTGTTTGTACGCCCGTCGATCATCAGCGGCGCCCGGCGCCCTGCCGGCGGGCTGGGGTTGATGATCGTGCGGCGCATTCTGCAGCTGCACGACAGCGACATTCAGCTGATCGAACAAGCGCCAAACGGTGCCTGCTTCCGCTTCGCCATTCCGCCGCGTTAA
- a CDS encoding response regulator transcription factor, with protein sequence MEKPKRILIVEDDGDIAELLQLHLRDEGYAISHAADGNQGMAMLEQGGWDALILDLMLPGVDGLEICRRARTMTRYTPIIITSARSSEVHRVLGLELGADDYLAKPFSMLELVARVKALFRRQEAMSRNLRMDAGVLSFNDLTIDPIAREVRLQQQPIELTPREFDLLYFFARHPGQVFSRLSLLNQVWGYQHEGYEHTVNTHINRLRIKIERNPAEPERILTVWGMGYKFAATPQE encoded by the coding sequence ATGGAAAAGCCAAAACGCATTTTGATCGTCGAGGACGATGGCGACATCGCCGAACTGCTGCAGCTGCATTTGCGTGACGAGGGTTACGCCATCAGCCACGCCGCCGACGGCAATCAGGGCATGGCGATGCTGGAACAGGGCGGCTGGGACGCCTTGATCCTCGATCTGATGCTGCCGGGCGTAGACGGATTGGAGATTTGCCGCCGGGCGCGCACCATGACGCGCTACACGCCGATCATCATCACCAGCGCGCGCTCCAGCGAGGTGCATCGCGTGCTGGGGCTGGAGCTGGGCGCCGACGACTATCTGGCCAAACCCTTTTCCATGCTGGAGCTGGTGGCGCGGGTCAAGGCGCTGTTTCGCCGCCAGGAGGCGATGAGCCGCAACCTGCGCATGGACGCCGGCGTGCTCAGCTTCAACGATCTGACCATCGACCCTATCGCCCGCGAGGTGCGCCTGCAGCAGCAGCCGATCGAACTGACGCCGCGCGAATTCGACCTGCTGTATTTTTTCGCCCGCCATCCGGGCCAGGTGTTCTCCCGCCTCAGCCTGTTGAATCAGGTCTGGGGCTATCAGCACGAAGGGTATGAGCACACCGTCAACACCCATATCAACCGGCTGCGCATCAAGATCGAGCGCAACCCGGCGGAACCCGAGCGCATCCTCACGGTGTGGGGCATGGGCTATAAATTCGCGGCCACGCCGCAAGAGTGA
- a CDS encoding cytochrome b/b6 domain-containing protein produces MNLTLTPEPRQTVHPLWLRLTHWLNALAMLIMVTSGWRIYNASPLFNFSFLNELTLGGWLGGALQWHFAGMWLFGVNGLCYLLINLASGRFKRKYWPLSLRQFLTDFGAALRGRLQHADLRHYNMVQRVAYLSVMVIGVLSALSGLVLWKSVQFPLLRTLLGGYEAARYIHFFAMSALVAFVAIHLVMVALVPRTLLAMLRGR; encoded by the coding sequence ATGAATCTCACTCTCACCCCGGAACCACGCCAGACCGTGCATCCGCTGTGGCTGCGGTTGACGCATTGGCTCAATGCGCTGGCGATGCTGATCATGGTGACCAGCGGCTGGCGCATCTACAACGCTTCGCCGCTGTTCAACTTCAGCTTTCTCAACGAGCTGACGCTTGGCGGCTGGCTGGGCGGCGCGTTGCAGTGGCACTTCGCCGGCATGTGGCTGTTCGGCGTCAACGGGTTGTGCTACCTGCTGATCAACCTGGCCAGCGGGCGTTTCAAACGCAAATATTGGCCGCTCAGCCTGAGGCAGTTTCTCACCGATTTCGGCGCGGCGCTGCGCGGCCGGCTGCAGCACGCCGACTTGCGCCACTACAACATGGTGCAGCGCGTGGCCTATTTGTCGGTGATGGTCATCGGCGTGCTGAGCGCGTTGTCCGGATTGGTGTTGTGGAAGTCGGTGCAGTTTCCCCTGCTGCGCACGCTGCTCGGCGGCTATGAAGCGGCGCGCTATATCCACTTTTTCGCCATGTCGGCGCTGGTGGCCTTCGTGGCGATTCACCTGGTGATGGTGGCACTGGTGCCCCGTACGCTGCTGGCCATGCTGCGCGGACGTTAA
- a CDS encoding molybdopterin-dependent oxidoreductase — protein MEKDKTIMTIGEGQAIVKEAQRLLTASSRRRFLRNGLTLGGIAMLTGCDLSDNANVEQALSRISRLNDRVQGWLFSGERLAPVYPESMITRPFPFNAFYAEEEAPDINGDDYRLEVAGLVRDKRAWSLPQLHQMAQVSQVTRHICVEGWSAIGKWGGVPFATFLKAIGADLSARYVSFKCADDYYTSIDMATALHPQTIIALTYDGQILPRKYGYPMKLRMPTKLGYKNPKHIQVIEVTNRFPGGYWEDQGYNWFGGS, from the coding sequence ATGGAAAAGGATAAAACGATCATGACGATCGGCGAGGGACAGGCGATCGTCAAAGAAGCGCAGCGCTTGTTGACCGCGTCGTCTCGCCGCCGCTTTCTGCGCAATGGCCTGACGCTGGGCGGCATCGCCATGCTCACCGGCTGCGATCTCAGCGACAACGCCAATGTCGAACAGGCGCTGAGCCGCATTTCGCGTCTCAACGATCGGGTGCAGGGCTGGTTGTTCAGCGGCGAGCGTCTGGCGCCGGTCTACCCGGAATCGATGATCACCCGGCCGTTCCCGTTCAACGCCTTTTACGCCGAGGAGGAGGCGCCGGATATCAACGGCGACGACTATCGGCTGGAGGTGGCCGGGCTGGTGCGGGACAAGCGCGCCTGGAGCCTGCCGCAGCTGCACCAAATGGCGCAGGTGAGCCAGGTGACGCGGCATATCTGCGTCGAGGGCTGGAGCGCCATCGGCAAGTGGGGCGGCGTGCCGTTCGCCACCTTTCTCAAGGCGATCGGCGCGGATCTGAGCGCTCGCTACGTCAGCTTCAAATGCGCCGACGACTACTACACCAGCATCGACATGGCCACCGCGCTGCATCCGCAGACGATTATCGCGCTGACCTATGACGGCCAGATCTTGCCGCGCAAGTATGGCTACCCGATGAAGCTGCGCATGCCGACCAAGCTGGGCTACAAGAATCCGAAACACATTCAGGTGATCGAGGTCACCAACCGCTTCCCGGGCGGTTACTGGGAAGACCAGGGTTACAACTGGTTTGGCGGCAGCTGA
- a CDS encoding pentapeptide MXKDX repeat protein — protein sequence MKKLFAMMMCSALMLGVAGANAADSMSKDAMKKDGMSQMSHDGMAKDGMKKDCMGKECMKKDKMAKDAMKKDGMAKDGMAKDGMKKDEMKKDAMGH from the coding sequence ATGAAAAAGTTATTCGCAATGATGATGTGCAGCGCGTTGATGCTGGGTGTGGCCGGCGCCAACGCCGCGGACAGCATGAGCAAAGACGCGATGAAAAAGGACGGCATGAGCCAGATGTCGCACGACGGCATGGCGAAAGACGGCATGAAGAAAGATTGCATGGGCAAGGAGTGCATGAAGAAAGACAAGATGGCCAAAGACGCCATGAAAAAGGATGGCATGGCGAAAGACGGTATGGCCAAAGACGGCATGAAGAAAGACGAGATGAAAAAGGACGCGATGGGGCATTAA
- a CDS encoding YkgB family protein, producing MMQATWLRRFQRSNGDVIFMRAALVVIFAAFGYAKWFDYEAQGLVPLIGNSPLLSWMHQAFGIRGASYALGVAEWSFGLLLLAGFWSRRLGLLGAIGSTVTYLTTLTLIFSTPGAWEPSAGGFPAMAGATSFLIKDLVLLAGSLVLLKADLPAEQA from the coding sequence ATGATGCAGGCGACATGGCTGCGGCGCTTTCAGCGCTCGAACGGGGACGTTATCTTTATGCGCGCGGCGCTGGTGGTGATCTTCGCCGCTTTCGGCTACGCCAAGTGGTTTGATTACGAGGCGCAGGGGCTGGTGCCGCTGATCGGCAACAGCCCGCTGCTCAGCTGGATGCATCAGGCGTTTGGCATTCGCGGCGCCAGCTATGCGCTGGGCGTCGCCGAATGGAGCTTCGGTTTATTGCTGCTGGCGGGATTCTGGTCGCGGCGTCTGGGCCTGCTGGGGGCGATCGGTTCGACGGTGACTTACCTGACTACGCTGACGCTGATCTTTTCCACGCCGGGCGCCTGGGAGCCTTCCGCCGGTGGTTTCCCGGCCATGGCTGGGGCCACCAGTTTTTTAATCAAGGATCTGGTGTTGCTGGCCGGCTCCCTGGTGCTGCTGAAAGCCGATTTGCCGGCCGAGCAGGCATAA